Below is a window of Leuconostoc gasicomitatum LMG 18811 DNA.
TCAGCCTCAGGTAAATACATTTTATCAACAATTTTTTGCCACTTTGCTAATTCATCATCAGTCAAAGCTAACTTGGCCTTTTCATCAGCATTGATTTCATCATAGTGTTCAAGTGAGTATTGCAAAACCCACTTGGCCATCCAATTTGTATAGAAATTGTTATTAACATTATTTTCATACTCATTGGGACCCGTGACACCATGAATCATGTACTTATCGTTTCGTGCAGAATAATGGACACGATCTGCCCAGAAACGTGCAATATTATACAAAACTTGTGCGCCATCACCATCAAGCCATGAGTGATCCCCTGTGATATTTGTATAATTATAAATGGCATAAGCAATCGTAGAATTACGGTGAATTTCTTCAAATGTAATTTCCCACTCGTTGTGTGACTCAATACCATCAAAAGTCACCATTGGATACAAAGCACCTTTTAAGCCTTGTTCTTTGGCATTGTGAAATGCACCATCCAACTGATCAAAACGATATTGTAGCAACGAACGTGTCACAGACGGATCAGCAACACCAAGATAAACAGGAATCGCAAAGGCTTCTGTATCCCAATAAGTTGCACCGCCATACTTTTCGCCAGTAAAGCCCTTTGGCCCAATGTTCAAACGAGGATCGTTGCCATAGTAGGTTGAAAATAGTTGAAATAAATTAAAGCGAATACCTTGTTGGGCCGCATTATCTCCTTCAATTTGAACGTCAGCTTTCTCCCATCGTTGAGCCCATTTTTGCGCATGAGCTGTGTATATGTCGTCATATGTTTGCGCCGCAATACCTGCGGTTAGTGTCTCGCCTGCTTTAATCACTTGAACTAGACTATCATAATCACGTGAAGTTGTCACAATCACGCGCTTTTCAAAACTAACTGAACTTTTGGCTGGCACTTCAATGTCAAAGTTATCGGTCACTTCTTTTTCAGAGCGATTCACACCATGCTTTTCACCGCCAACAAAACTCTGACGCGCAACAACTGTAAATTGCGGTACACCGAATGCGTTTTCGATCGTTTGCGTGGCTATAAATGATGAATTTGTTCCATTACCAGCGTCCAAAACTTGCCAAAACTTTTCATCATAATTTGAATCTTCGTTGACAACATCAGCATCAATACTAGCATCAAAACGAACATGGTGGGCTTGACCATCAGCAGATAACAAATCATAGTGAATATCTGCCAATTCCTTTACTGCTGCTGAAACTAAGCGCGTGATTTTAAACGTAACGCCAAACACGGTAAACGCTCGATTCAAAACACCGTTTTTCATATCTAATGATACTTCAAAATCAGTCACATCATTCTTAGCTAAATCAACTTGATTGCCATCAACGTAGATGTCTGCTTTGACGTAGTTTAGCGCATTGATAGCTTTTCCAAAGTAAAGTGGATAACCATTTTTCCACCAACCAACACGTGTTTTATCTGGGAACCAGACACCACCAACGTAAATACCTTGATGCGTGTCACCAGAATAGACCTCTTCAAACATGCCACGCATGCCCATGTATTCATTGCCCAAACTCGTCATAGATTCTTGGAGACGTTTATCTTCAGAATTCAAATCATGTGATGTAACTGTCCAAGGATCAACTTCAAAAATTCGTTTCATAAGATTTTCTACCTCTTCAATTTTTTTAATACTCAGCTGCGGCGCTAGCCATTATTGTGCATCTACTGGATTACTGTGAATTTCATTGATAAACCACACACTAACAGCACCAATTAACATTAAGATTCCGGATACTAAGATCATTGATGGAAAATGTGAACCAAGTGCTGGGAATAGTGCAAAACTAGCAACCGAGGCTACAATTTGCGGCAAGCAAATTGAACCGTTAAACAATCCTAGATAAGTACCCATGTGATCGCCAGGCAATGCGTTGGTTACCATGATGAATGGGTACGCCATCATACCTGCCCATGAAATACCGATTAAAATAAATGAGCCAATCAACAAATACTGTGAGTGAATAAAGAACACTGATGTGAAGCCAATAGCCCCCAAAAATAGTGACAAGGCATAACCTGCTTTGTTCTTGGTTGCTGGAATTTTTGATAAGACTAGTGACCACAAGACCGCCGCAATCGCATAAACCGCTGACATGATACCAAACCAGTTTCCACCATTTTGGTAACCGGCCGTTGTTGGATCAGTGGCATGGAAAATATTGTCTGCCACAGCACCAGTACCGTATGTCCACAAATATTGGAATGCCATCCAGCAGAAGAACTGAGTCAAAGTAACCATCCAAAATGTTTTTGGCGCGCGCTTTAACAAAGTCAAGAAGCCACCCTCACCATCATTTGGTGTACTTAAAGCATAGCCATGATATAACTCATAAGTGGCATCATCGTATTCTTTCACGTTAAAGACTGCAATCAGTGAAAAGACAACTAAGACAATCGCACCAACGTAAAATGAAATAATCACTGATGCCGGCACTTGACCTTTAGGCGCTGTATTAGCAACACCAATTGCGGTCAGAAAGAATGGGAAAATTGTTGCCAGCACAGATCCTGTATTAGATAAGAAACTTTGAATTGAATACGCGTATGATTTTTGGTTTTCATTAACCATGTCACCAACAACCATCTTGAAGGGTTGCATCGCAACGTTAGAACTCAAATCCATGAACAAGATCGTGATCGCCCCAAACCACAAACCAGCAGCAGTTGAAAAGCCAAAACTACCTGAATTGGGCAACAGGAACATCACGATAACTGACACAAGAGCGCCAACCAATAAATAAGGCATTCGACGACCAAAGCGCTTTGTCCAAGTGCGATCTGAGAAATAACCAACTAGTGGTTGAACAAACAACCCTGCCAATGGCGGTAGGATGAAGAAAAATCCTAACTTAGTAGGATCAGCACCTAATGTCTGAAAAATACGTCCCATTTGGGAACTCTGCAATGAAAACGCCATCTGTACACCCAAAAATCCAAAACTTAGCATCCAAATGGTGCGCAGCGGCAAGTTAGGCAATCCCCGCCCTTTTTGATTATCTGCCATAGTTACTTCCTCCAAAAATTATTTTGACACACAACTTGTTTGCTCTAATAATGCACCAATTCTATGAACAATCCACGATGAAACTGTATCTTCTTCATTAGAAATCGGACACATATTTTTGAACAGCAATTCATGTAACCGTTTACATTTTATAGTATAAAACATTTTTATAATTAATGGAAGCGTTTGCACAATGTTAACGATAACATCATCACAACCTTGTTGACTCTCGAACAACGATATCTGGTGAAATGCTGATATTATTTGGTTCTAAGATGATTTCGGATTCGATTTGAGAAATAATTTGTGCCACAATTTTTTCAGAAATTAAGGCAAACGGTTGCCTTACAGTAGTCAATTGTGGCTGGGTAAGCTGATCAATGAACACCCCATCAAATCCGATTACACCACAATCACGCGGAATATGATAAACACGCTGGACCGCACGTAACACACCAAGTGCAATACGATCGGTCGCGCAAACAATCGCTGTTGGTAATTGAAAATTGTGCAATAAGTTCGTTACTAACGTGTCCGCTAAGTGAGCATGGTTTTCGGTTTGATAGACGCTGACACGACCGTCTTTTTTTGCCATAACTGCTCGGTACCCAGCTTCGCGCTGCCTAGCAAAGGGCAAATCTAATGATAAACCAATATAATAAATATCACGATACCCCTGCCGCCACATATATTCAGTCGCTTTTTCAATACCAGCTTGATTGTCAACGTCAACAGATGATAAGGGACACTTTGTTGGCGCTGCGCCATAAAGTGTGACTGGTACGTCAAGGGCTTGCAACTTTGACAAATCTTCTGTTCGCCAACCGCTGACAATTATCCCATCAATACTTTGTGTTTCTGCCATAATATCCAAGCTAATTTCCAGTGTGTAGCCTTTTTTCTGCAAATTGTTAGCCAGTCGAATCAATAATTTAGCATAATTCGGTTCAACAGTTGAGACATCTTCTAAAAGTAAGAAACGAACGACATATTGACGTTGGTTGACTAATGCTCTTGCCACTTGATTTGGCACATAGCCGACGGCTTTAATTGCCTGTTGTACTAGCCTCATCAGCTCAGGTGATACTTGATCCGGATGATTAATTACTCGGCTAACTGTCATTTTTGACACATGCGCCTTTTGCGCAACATCATTTAAATTCACCATGTATCGCCACCAAATTCAGGTAAACGATACGGTACAATCACGCTTGTTGCCTTAGTTTGCTCCAGCAGAGAACGCTGATCGTTAAACAATAATCGAACCGCTTCACTCCCTAAACTACGCGGTAACATATCAACCGAATAAAAGTTCTTACCACCAAGTCGTGCATATTCGGAACGATTAAAAGCAATCGTTGGTAGCTTCGGGTGTGTGGGCAAATGGGCTTGTGCTTGATTACGTGCCAGATAACCGATTTTGTCGTCACTAGCAATAATACCGTCGATTTCGTGATGCAATTCGAAGTAGCTTTCCAACACTTGTTTTTGTGCTTGAAAATTAATTGGTAGTGATAAGACTGGTCCATCTGGTTGCGCAAGATGAAACCCGATTTCACGATTGCGCTCGTAACGCCAATCAGACAAAGTGCGGACGAAAAGTGGTGCTTTTAGATTAAACTGCGATACTAGCTGCCTAGTCGCTTCTTCCCCAGCTCGTCGATTATCATTGTCAACATATAAAACATCATTGGCTTGCTCCGGCTCACCAGTAACAACGACGCGTGCTTTGTTCTCTCGTAATAATTCAGAAATCGGATCATTTTCAACAGTGTAAAGCAGTATAAAACGACGTACTTGACCGGCCTCGACCATCATTTTAACGGCATTATACACTTCTGACCAGTTACTACCAGTTGCTGTAGTCAATAAATATTGACGGGCAACGAGTTGAGAATTAATGCCAAATAATAATTGCATTGCAAAGTCATTTTCTGCACTGTCAGATGCTTGCGGTTGAAAAACGACACCCACCGTGTTACTTTCACTCTGTGTTAAATTTCGTGCTGCAAAATTGGGCGTATAGCCCATGTCTTGTGCAATCTTTTTGATGCGTTCCTTTGTTTTAACGCTAATTTTGGGTGAATCAGCCAACGCGCGTGAAACCGTTGAAATAGCAACTCCGGATTTATTTGCAATATCTTGTATTGTTACCATAGCGACCTCCTGTACACGTTATTTTAACATGAAAAAGATTGGGACTGACGCCCCAATCTTTTTTAACCTTTGACTGAGCCACTTGTAACACCAGAAACGTAGAATCGTTGCAAAACAATAAACAAAATTGTAATTGGAATTGCAATGATCACTGCCCCCGCAGCGAAACTCATAAATAAGGAATTAGCTGTTTCCTTAGTCATCATCGAGTATAATCCGATCGCAACTGTATAATTTTTAACGTTATCACCCATGATAACTTGAGCAAAAATAAAATCCATCCATGGTCCAGTGAACGCTGTCAACGCTGTAAAGACAATGATAGGTTTAGACAGTGGCAAAGTTATTTTGGTAAAAATTTCCCATTTTGTAGCACCATCAAGCATTGCACTCTCATCCAATGAATAAGGAATCGTATCGAAAAAACCTTTTTGAATATAAAATGCAAGTCCAGCGCCTGAAACATATACTAAAATCAAAGCAAACAAACTCTGTGTTAAACCGGCTGCCTTCAAGATATAATAAATTGCAAACATCGCCATAAAACCAGGAAACATGTTCAAAACCAAAGCAATTTTCAAAAAGGGGCCTTTTATTTTAAATTTTAAGCGACTTAAAGAGTAAGCCATTGACAATACGAGCATCGTTGAAATGATTCCACTGATAATAGAAACAAACAACGTATTTAAGAACCACCGGCCAAATGGATATTGACTATTGGTAAACAGCTGTACGTAATTGTGAAGTGTGTAAGTCTTTGGCCAAAAATAATTTACAAAAGCACCACCTTCACCGCGAAAGCTCGTGAGGACAATCCATATAATTGGAATCACCCATATAAATGCCATAGCAGATAAAGCAATGTACAAAATTATTTTATTTCGCCGTTTTACGCCTCTAATGCTATGCATAGTTAGGCCTCCATTCCCGAGTTCGACACTTTCTTATAGGCAACCAATGAAAAGACTGCTGATAAGATAAAGATCAAAATTCCAATAACTGACGCTAAATTATAATCCGCTGTATTCAATGTCAAGTTATATAGCCATGTGATTAACAAATCCGTTGAACCTGCACCGTAGTAGTTTGAGTTAGCAGGTCCACCACCAGTTAATAGGTAAATAACGTTAAAGTTATTGACATTACCAATAAATTGTTGAATCAAACTAGGTGCCATGACAAAAACAATTTGTGGAAACGTAATTGATTTAAATATTTGAAATTTGTTAGCGCCATCAATTTGTGCTGCTTCAATTTGGTCTTCAGATTGATTTTGTAAAATACCAGTCGTAACCAACATCGTTGCTGGAATACCAATCCACAAATTCACAATAATGATTGTGAATTTTGCAAATAAAGGATTTGTAAAAAACGGCAAGTTTGTTTTAGTCAGGCCAGAATTAATCAACAATGTATTCACCAGTCCACCATCAGCAAACATATTATTCATAATCAGCAGTGATATAAATGCCGGAATGGCCATTGTTAAAATAAAAATTGTTCGGAAAATTTTTTTACCTTTGATTCCTTTAGCATTGATCATCATGGCTAAGATAACGCCAAAGAAAAATGACGAAATTGTTGCCACAATTGCCCAAATTAAAGTCCAGGCAAGCACTGGAAAAAATGTATGGGCCATTTGACCAGAAATAACGTTCCCAAAGTTGTTCAATCCAACCCATCCAAACAAATTTTTAGGTGGTAAGTGATTATGATCATAAGACGTGAAAGCAATTGCTATCATGTAGATTAATGGTAAAATCGTAAAAAATAAAACGCCTGTCATTGGTATGGCCATTAGGGTAATATGCATTTTTTCATCAAGCAAAGATGCTAAGTCCTCACGCAATGTTGGCAATTTAGCCCCTTCTTGCTTCAACTCCCAAATATGCCGCGCTGACTGTAAATTTATGCGATACAACCAGATAAACAAAACAGTAATAATAACTGACAACATCCCCCATAATAGTAGAAGCATCGAGTTATCACCGGCTTGCAAAATTGAAATACCTAACGATTTATCATAAACCAAACCCTGTGCGTGTGTTCCCAAGGTAAACATATTATGATAAGCTTTTAAACCAAGTGTAAACAACCAAGTAAGCCAACTCATTTCTAAAATTAGAAATATCAAACCCTTGAGAAATTGCTTATTTGCAAAGTTTGCCGACCCCATAATAAGATATGACGCTTTTGTAGCATTGTCAGCTTGACCAAATAATTTAATGAGTGAGGTATGCTCTTCAAGTGTTGAATGCTTCTTTTTTTTAAACATTTTCCATTCCAACTTTCATTAGTTATTATGTACGCAGAGAGGCATCGCTCTCTGCTAAAAAACATGTTTACTCTGATTAATTCACACTTTTAGATGCATTTTTAACTAATGCTTTCAACTTTGGCAACATTTGTTGATCTGAAATTTTACCTTTGTAGGTATCATTGAATAACGCATCCGATGATGCCCAAAAATTAGCCATTGCTGGAGATTTAGGCATTGGTGTTGAAAAACCAGTTTCTGACATTTTAACAACTGCCTTTGCTAGGTCATCGTTCTTAATTTCAGTTAATGCCTGCACTGCCTTTGACGATGGAATATAGTGAGAGTTCTTGAAACCTAATTCTTGAACTTTATCACTAGACAAATAGTTTGCTAGCTTCATTGCAACTAATGGTTCTTTAGTTGCCTGTTTAACACCAAACAATTTCACTCCTAAGAATGCCTGCATTTGCTTTTCACCGGTACCCATATTGACTGTTGGATATGGTGCAATACCCAAATCATCGCCTAATGCTTTTTTATAATCATTGTATGACCAAGGACCAGATAGCGTGGCTGAAATCTTTTTTGACTGTAACAGATTTAATGTATTTGTACTAGCTTGTACGAATCCGGGATTGTTTTTCTGGGCCTTTATCCAAGACAAAACGGCTGCACCGTTTTCATTGTCAATGTTTGTTCCCTTTGATTGTTCACCATTTTCGCCATACAACGTATCGCCTACCGTATAGAAAAGCGGCGAGAAGATATAGTTAGCGCCAGCAGCTCCTAAATTGGATCCCATCTTGCCTTTGCTTGTCAGTTCTGTCCAAGTTTTAATATCATTATCATTCAATTGCGTCTTGTTGTAATACAATACTTGTGATTCTATTGCGTAAGGATAACCATATGTTTTCCCTTGATAAGTGGCTCCAGCCATAGCATTTGGAATTTGCGTGTCCTTCAAACTTTTAGCATACTTTGTGCTTTGATAAATCAAACCTTGTGAAGCTAATGAACCAATCTGATCATGTGGAAACATGAAGACATCTGCTGCTGCAGATGGATCCTTTTGCAAATTTTTTAAGGCGTCTGTCGAATTAGTATACTTGATTGTAATATTAACTTTTGGGTTAAGCTTCTCAAAATTTTTAACCGCCGTGACATATGTTGGTTTTGTAGCAGTATCAACCCACAATTTCAAATTTTGAGTTTTTGATGTTTTACTCTGAGCTGACTCATGCATTTTTACTGCTGTGACCCCTCCTGCGGCCAATACTATAACAACCGCAGCAACTGCACCAATTTTTACCGTTGTACTCGTCATGATAATATCCTCCAAGATATTCTCTTTGTTTTATTGTTCGAGTTCATCATAAAACAAATGCATATTTTATGCAAGCGCTTTCATTATTTTTTAAAAGAAATTGGTCTAGACATTCATAATCAGCGTTATTGTGTTCAGGCAGCTTAGTGTATAAGATAACACATTGTTTTTCCTCTGTTAATAACTAATTATTTTTTGGAGAGGATTAAAAAAAACAAATGGTATAGCCGTTTTTAAGAAAACGCTTGCATTATATTTAGCCTGTTATATAATAAATTTGTGAAAGCGCTTACACGTTTTTGATTATCTCCTTGATATACTGGTGAGATAATAAATTATCGTTAAAACTATTTAGAAAATCCGAGGATATTAAAATGGCAGAAATACGTTTAGAGCACATCAAAAAAACGTATCCACATATGGATACGCCGTCGGTTACGGACTATAATTTAGCTATACATGACAAAGAATTTATCGTTTTTGTCGGTCCTTCTGGGTCAGGAAAATCAACAGTTCTGCGCATGATTGCTGGTCTCGAAGAAATTTCAGGTGGTGAATTCTATATTGATGGTAAACTCATGAATGATGTTTCACCAAAAGATCGCTATATTGCCATGGTTTTTCAGAATTATGCATTGTATCCTCACATGACTGTTTACGACAATATTGGATTTGGTTTAAAACTACGTAAAATGCCCAAAGATGACATTGAAAAACGTGTGCATAATGCAGCAAAAATATTAGGCATTGAAGATTACTTAGATCGCAAACCAGCAGATTTATCAGGCGGACAACGACAACGCGTTGCTATGGGTCGCGCAATTGTTCGTGATGCAAAAGTGTTGCTAATGGACGAGCCTCTTTCAAATTTGGACGCTAAACTTCGTGTCGAAATCCGTGCAGAAATTACAAAAATTCACAAAAAAATTAATGCTACGACAATTTATGTCACACATGACCAAACTGAAGCTATGACATTAGCCGATCGTATCGTCATTATTGATCGTGGTGATATTCAACAAGTCGGTACCCCGCAAGAATTATATAATGAACCCAAAAATATATTTGTAGCAACCTTTATTGGTATGCCCTCCATGAACCTCATAACAGGTAAATATGAAGCAGGTATGTTAATAACTGAAGATGGCCTAAGATTTATGGTGCCAGATGGTATGTCTAAAGTACTCTCATCTAATCATTACTCTGGAAAAAATGTTGTATTTGGTATCAGGTCAGAAGATGTGCTCTCGGAACAAATCGCTTTAGATACGTACTCTGACAATGTAGTCACTGCAAAAGTAAATATCGCTGAACTCATGGGTGCAGATTCAATGCTTTATACTGAAATTGGCACACATGAGTTAATTGCTCGTGTCAACGCGCGTGACTACCACCAACCTGGTGAAGAAATAAAACTGGCTTTAAACATGAGTAAAGGACATTTTTTTGATCAAGAAACAACAACCCGAATTTTATAATGATAGCAATTTGATAATAATTGTTAATAATAACCAACTAGCTATTAATAATTTTATTTGTCTTACGGAGGACTAATATGAACAAAGCAGCAATTTATCATCGTCCAGAGTCTGAATACGCTTATCTTTACACTGAAAAAGAAATGCGGGTTCGTCTGAGAACTGCTCTCGATGATATTAAAACTGTCACAATTATTTCCGGTGACCCCTATAATTGGACTGATGATACATGGCAAAAATCCGCCGACATAAGTATGAAAAAAACTTTAACAACTGATGTTCATCAATACTGGGAAGCTAAATTATCTGCTGCTAATCATCGTTTAAATTACGGATTTCTTATCACCGATACCGATGAAAAAAACATATTTTTTGGCGACCAAGGGTTTGAAAGTCTCACAAAGTCTGCAGATCAAAATGATGGATTAATGGGTGCCAGTAACTATTTCAAAATGCCCTACTTTCAAGAAATTGACCGGTTCAAGGCACCTGATTGGGTAAAATCCACTGTCTGGTACCAAATCTTCCCTGAGCGATTTGCCAATGGTGACCACACGAATGATAACAAGAATACTTTACCTTGGGATTCTGAAAGACATCCAACCCGAACAGACTTTTATGGCGGCGACTTGCGTGGCATTATTGATCATCTTGACCACTTAATTGATTTAGGAATTAATGGCATCTATTTCACACCCATCTTTAAATCGCCAACAAATCATAAATATGATACACAAGATTATTTAACAATTGATCCACAATTTGGCACCAAAAAAGATTTTAAAGAATTAGTCAAAAAAGCACACGATCATGGTATCAAAATTATGTTGGATGCTGTTTTCAACCATATTGGCGATAAAAGTCCTCAATGGCAAGATGTTCTTAAAAATGGTCAAAATTCTAAATACGCTGACTGGTTTCATGTGCGTTCTTGGCCTGCAACATACACAGCCACTAATAATTTTGAAGAAACAAAAGATGCGACCTATGATACTTTTGCTTTCACACCACACATGCCTAAGCTAAACACCGCAAATATTGAAGTACAAGATTATTTGTTAAACATTGCAACTTATTGGATAAAAGAATTTGATATTGACGCATGGCGCTTAGATGTTGCTAACGAAGTTGATCATCATTTCTGGAAACGTTTCAAACAAGCTACTACAGCTATCAAACCTGATTTTTATATTATTGGTGAAATTTGGACAAGCGCTCAATCTTGGCTGCAAGGTGATGAATTTACTGGGGTCATGAACTACGCATTTACTAGTGCCATTAGTGATTTTTTTGCAAAAAAACAAATTACCGCTACACAAATGATTAATCAATTAAATACTCAGCTCCTACTCAATCGTGATCAAACTAATCAAATGATGTTTAATTTATTAGATTCACATGATGCGCCTCGCATTTTATCTGTCGCCAAAAATAACAAAAATATTGTCAAACAAATGTTTACTTTTATGTTTTTACAGCAAGGCACACCGGATATTTATTATGGCACAGAATATGGTATGACTGGTGATCAGGATCCCGATAATCGCAAACCCATGGTTTGGAACAAACATTTACAAGATCACGAAATGTATGACTATTTCAAAAAATTAATTAAATTACGCCGAGATTATC
It encodes the following:
- a CDS encoding glycoside hydrolase family 65 protein encodes the protein MKRIFEVDPWTVTSHDLNSEDKRLQESMTSLGNEYMGMRGMFEEVYSGDTHQGIYVGGVWFPDKTRVGWWKNGYPLYFGKAINALNYVKADIYVDGNQVDLAKNDVTDFEVSLDMKNGVLNRAFTVFGVTFKITRLVSAAVKELADIHYDLLSADGQAHHVRFDASIDADVVNEDSNYDEKFWQVLDAGNGTNSSFIATQTIENAFGVPQFTVVARQSFVGGEKHGVNRSEKEVTDNFDIEVPAKSSVSFEKRVIVTTSRDYDSLVQVIKAGETLTAGIAAQTYDDIYTAHAQKWAQRWEKADVQIEGDNAAQQGIRFNLFQLFSTYYGNDPRLNIGPKGFTGEKYGGATYWDTEAFAIPVYLGVADPSVTRSLLQYRFDQLDGAFHNAKEQGLKGALYPMVTFDGIESHNEWEITFEEIHRNSTIAYAIYNYTNITGDHSWLDGDGAQVLYNIARFWADRVHYSARNDKYMIHGVTGPNEYENNVNNNFYTNWMAKWVLQYSLEHYDEINADEKAKLALTDDELAKWQKIVDKMYLPEADVETKTGKKHIFVQHDTFLDKDLTPIADMPQDIRPINQNWSWDRILRSPYIKQSDTLHAMFYFPDAFTEEEKRNNFEFYEPLTVHESSLSPSVHSILAADLQMADKAVEMYERAARLDLDNYNNDTADGLHITAMTGSWLAIVQGFAGMRVRDDKLHLKPFLPKNWTKYAFRLVFRGHVLEVSIDEQGAHVDLISGESLVIDLSGQDVMLTADTLF
- a CDS encoding SLC45 family MFS transporter; translation: MADNQKGRGLPNLPLRTIWMLSFGFLGVQMAFSLQSSQMGRIFQTLGADPTKLGFFFILPPLAGLFVQPLVGYFSDRTWTKRFGRRMPYLLVGALVSVIVMFLLPNSGSFGFSTAAGLWFGAITILFMDLSSNVAMQPFKMVVGDMVNENQKSYAYSIQSFLSNTGSVLATIFPFFLTAIGVANTAPKGQVPASVIISFYVGAIVLVVFSLIAVFNVKEYDDATYELYHGYALSTPNDGEGGFLTLLKRAPKTFWMVTLTQFFCWMAFQYLWTYGTGAVADNIFHATDPTTAGYQNGGNWFGIMSAVYAIAAVLWSLVLSKIPATKNKAGYALSLFLGAIGFTSVFFIHSQYLLIGSFILIGISWAGMMAYPFIMVTNALPGDHMGTYLGLFNGSICLPQIVASVASFALFPALGSHFPSMILVSGILMLIGAVSVWFINEIHSNPVDAQ
- a CDS encoding LacI family DNA-binding transcriptional regulator translates to MVNLNDVAQKAHVSKMTVSRVINHPDQVSPELMRLVQQAIKAVGYVPNQVARALVNQRQYVVRFLLLEDVSTVEPNYAKLLIRLANNLQKKGYTLEISLDIMAETQSIDGIIVSGWRTEDLSKLQALDVPVTLYGAAPTKCPLSSVDVDNQAGIEKATEYMWRQGYRDIYYIGLSLDLPFARQREAGYRAVMAKKDGRVSVYQTENHAHLADTLVTNLLHNFQLPTAIVCATDRIALGVLRAVQRVYHIPRDCGVIGFDGVFIDQLTQPQLTTVRQPFALISEKIVAQIISQIESEIILEPNNISISPDIVVRESTRL
- a CDS encoding LacI family DNA-binding transcriptional regulator; this encodes MVTIQDIANKSGVAISTVSRALADSPKISVKTKERIKKIAQDMGYTPNFAARNLTQSESNTVGVVFQPQASDSAENDFAMQLLFGINSQLVARQYLLTTATGSNWSEVYNAVKMMVEAGQVRRFILLYTVENDPISELLRENKARVVVTGEPEQANDVLYVDNDNRRAGEEATRQLVSQFNLKAPLFVRTLSDWRYERNREIGFHLAQPDGPVLSLPINFQAQKQVLESYFELHHEIDGIIASDDKIGYLARNQAQAHLPTHPKLPTIAFNRSEYARLGGKNFYSVDMLPRSLGSEAVRLLFNDQRSLLEQTKATSVIVPYRLPEFGGDTW
- a CDS encoding sugar ABC transporter permease; this translates as MHSIRGVKRRNKIILYIALSAMAFIWVIPIIWIVLTSFRGEGGAFVNYFWPKTYTLHNYVQLFTNSQYPFGRWFLNTLFVSIISGIISTMLVLSMAYSLSRLKFKIKGPFLKIALVLNMFPGFMAMFAIYYILKAAGLTQSLFALILVYVSGAGLAFYIQKGFFDTIPYSLDESAMLDGATKWEIFTKITLPLSKPIIVFTALTAFTGPWMDFIFAQVIMGDNVKNYTVAIGLYSMMTKETANSLFMSFAAGAVIIAIPITILFIVLQRFYVSGVTSGSVKG
- a CDS encoding carbohydrate ABC transporter permease codes for the protein MFKKKKHSTLEEHTSLIKLFGQADNATKASYLIMGSANFANKQFLKGLIFLILEMSWLTWLFTLGLKAYHNMFTLGTHAQGLVYDKSLGISILQAGDNSMLLLLWGMLSVIITVLFIWLYRINLQSARHIWELKQEGAKLPTLREDLASLLDEKMHITLMAIPMTGVLFFTILPLIYMIAIAFTSYDHNHLPPKNLFGWVGLNNFGNVISGQMAHTFFPVLAWTLIWAIVATISSFFFGVILAMMINAKGIKGKKIFRTIFILTMAIPAFISLLIMNNMFADGGLVNTLLINSGLTKTNLPFFTNPLFAKFTIIIVNLWIGIPATMLVTTGILQNQSEDQIEAAQIDGANKFQIFKSITFPQIVFVMAPSLIQQFIGNVNNFNVIYLLTGGGPANSNYYGAGSTDLLITWLYNLTLNTADYNLASVIGILIFILSAVFSLVAYKKVSNSGMEA
- a CDS encoding extracellular solute-binding protein → MTSTTVKIGAVAAVVIVLAAGGVTAVKMHESAQSKTSKTQNLKLWVDTATKPTYVTAVKNFEKLNPKVNITIKYTNSTDALKNLQKDPSAAADVFMFPHDQIGSLASQGLIYQSTKYAKSLKDTQIPNAMAGATYQGKTYGYPYAIESQVLYYNKTQLNDNDIKTWTELTSKGKMGSNLGAAGANYIFSPLFYTVGDTLYGENGEQSKGTNIDNENGAAVLSWIKAQKNNPGFVQASTNTLNLLQSKKISATLSGPWSYNDYKKALGDDLGIAPYPTVNMGTGEKQMQAFLGVKLFGVKQATKEPLVAMKLANYLSSDKVQELGFKNSHYIPSSKAVQALTEIKNDDLAKAVVKMSETGFSTPMPKSPAMANFWASSDALFNDTYKGKISDQQMLPKLKALVKNASKSVN
- a CDS encoding ABC transporter ATP-binding protein; the encoded protein is MAEIRLEHIKKTYPHMDTPSVTDYNLAIHDKEFIVFVGPSGSGKSTVLRMIAGLEEISGGEFYIDGKLMNDVSPKDRYIAMVFQNYALYPHMTVYDNIGFGLKLRKMPKDDIEKRVHNAAKILGIEDYLDRKPADLSGGQRQRVAMGRAIVRDAKVLLMDEPLSNLDAKLRVEIRAEITKIHKKINATTIYVTHDQTEAMTLADRIVIIDRGDIQQVGTPQELYNEPKNIFVATFIGMPSMNLITGKYEAGMLITEDGLRFMVPDGMSKVLSSNHYSGKNVVFGIRSEDVLSEQIALDTYSDNVVTAKVNIAELMGADSMLYTEIGTHELIARVNARDYHQPGEEIKLALNMSKGHFFDQETTTRIL